A single window of Magnetococcus marinus MC-1 DNA harbors:
- the tusB gene encoding sulfurtransferase complex subunit TusB has protein sequence MLHMVNKSPFQNGGLDSCLRFASAGDCILLMEDAAFAAATGTAKSAEVEAACKKFKVYALSADIKARAVKSVIEGIEVIDYAGFVDLVDQNKTHSWL, from the coding sequence ATGCTGCATATGGTAAATAAATCACCCTTTCAAAATGGTGGTCTGGATAGTTGTTTGCGCTTTGCGTCAGCGGGCGATTGCATCTTGTTGATGGAAGATGCCGCTTTTGCGGCGGCCACTGGCACGGCGAAAAGTGCAGAGGTGGAAGCGGCTTGTAAAAAGTTTAAAGTCTATGCTCTAAGCGCGGATATTAAAGCCCGCGCGGTCAAGAGTGTGATTGAGGGTATTGAAGTGATCGACTATGCCGGTTTTGTCGATCTGGTGGACCAGAACAAGACTCACTCTTGGCTGTAA
- the dsrO gene encoding sulfate reduction electron transfer complex DsrMKJOP subunit DsrO — translation MTMDRRTVLGLGGAMAVGAMVAPGMRLIAAPMQKGANAGARWAMLIDLSKCSEDCTDCTTACATENNIPQIEDQSRQIQYIRKITITDKTGKKPQQSLPVLCNHCENPPCVDVCPTNASFIRKDGLVLVDKHRCIGCRYCMIACPYKARSLVYHENTTPKDQLNREVPIRAKGVVEKCSFCVHRIDKGEIPACVEACGKKSGAMLFGDINDPKSEIAQKLAQVTSKTIRDDLGLKPHVHYTNL, via the coding sequence ATGACGATGGATAGAAGAACGGTTCTCGGCCTAGGCGGCGCCATGGCCGTCGGGGCTATGGTGGCTCCCGGAATGCGTCTTATCGCAGCCCCCATGCAAAAGGGTGCCAATGCCGGCGCCCGTTGGGCTATGCTCATTGACCTGAGCAAGTGCAGCGAGGATTGCACCGACTGCACGACGGCCTGTGCGACAGAGAATAACATTCCTCAAATTGAGGATCAGTCGCGCCAAATCCAATACATTCGCAAAATTACCATCACGGATAAAACAGGTAAAAAGCCTCAGCAGAGTCTGCCGGTTTTGTGTAACCATTGCGAAAACCCCCCCTGTGTGGATGTCTGCCCTACCAACGCTTCATTTATTCGTAAAGATGGCTTGGTGTTGGTGGATAAGCACCGCTGCATTGGTTGTCGCTACTGTATGATCGCGTGTCCTTATAAAGCGCGTTCCTTGGTTTATCACGAAAATACCACCCCTAAAGATCAGCTTAATCGTGAGGTGCCCATTCGCGCCAAGGGTGTGGTGGAAAAGTGCAGCTTCTGCGTACACCGTATTGACAAAGGTGAGATCCCTGCTTGTGTTGAGGCGTGCGGCAAGAAGAGTGGGGCCATGTTATTTGGTGATATCAATGACCCTAAATCGGAAATTGCCCAAAAGCTGGCTCAAGTAACCAGCAAAACCATTCGTGATGATCTGGGTCTCAAACCCCACGTTCATTACACGAACCTTTAA
- the nrfD gene encoding NrfD/PsrC family molybdoenzyme membrane anchor subunit: protein MISKFTSIQGKSREYYTLLLSLMGLAGVGILTFFYIEINGHGVTGMNNQVVWGLPHIFAISLLVMASGALNLASMATVFAHNHYKQFRRFSAFLAIALLVGGLMVLVLDLGRPDRMLLTMVHMNFKSMFTWNVFLYSGFVLLCFFYLWAMMSNEKYVKLSGSAAFAGRVILTTGTGSIFGVIHAREVFHSAITAPTFIAVSLTSGTAICALLLVYTYRKTQRQLDDKLIYGLRNMLLFFTLMVFYLMAVEKFTKGYSPSFYEVETWLLTGPWAWLYWGGIVLIGLLTPLFILSHKTWGKDINGIMVASVAAIVGEVSYVAHTLLAGQTYPFNPFPGYSVSSTFQDGAVGSYVPAMPELLLGLGGVGVAGMIYLLGIKFFRLLPKKAEAPESWLPWSP from the coding sequence ATGATTAGTAAGTTTACCTCCATTCAGGGCAAATCCCGTGAATATTACACCCTGTTGCTCAGCTTAATGGGCTTGGCAGGGGTTGGGATTTTAACCTTCTTCTACATTGAAATTAACGGTCACGGTGTGACCGGTATGAACAATCAGGTGGTTTGGGGCCTGCCGCACATCTTTGCCATCTCTCTGTTGGTTATGGCATCTGGGGCGCTAAACTTGGCCTCTATGGCCACCGTGTTTGCGCATAACCATTATAAACAGTTCCGTCGTTTTTCTGCCTTCTTGGCGATCGCCTTGTTGGTTGGAGGCCTAATGGTGCTGGTGTTGGATCTGGGACGGCCAGACCGTATGTTGCTGACCATGGTGCACATGAACTTTAAGTCCATGTTTACCTGGAACGTGTTTCTTTACTCCGGTTTTGTGCTGCTCTGCTTTTTCTACCTGTGGGCGATGATGAGCAATGAAAAGTATGTTAAGCTCTCTGGTAGTGCCGCCTTTGCTGGGCGGGTGATCTTGACCACAGGGACAGGTTCGATCTTTGGCGTCATCCATGCTCGCGAGGTGTTTCATTCCGCCATCACCGCGCCGACCTTTATTGCGGTTTCGCTGACCTCTGGTACCGCGATTTGTGCACTGTTGCTGGTTTATACCTACCGCAAAACCCAACGTCAACTGGATGATAAGTTGATCTACGGTTTGCGTAATATGCTGCTTTTTTTCACCCTCATGGTCTTTTATCTCATGGCGGTAGAAAAATTCACCAAGGGTTATAGTCCCTCGTTTTATGAAGTCGAGACTTGGTTGCTGACAGGTCCTTGGGCTTGGTTGTACTGGGGTGGCATTGTGCTGATCGGTCTATTGACCCCACTGTTTATTCTTTCTCACAAAACATGGGGTAAGGATATTAACGGTATCATGGTCGCCTCGGTGGCTGCCATTGTGGGTGAAGTCTCTTATGTGGCGCATACTCTGCTCGCGGGTCAGACCTATCCGTTTAACCCTTTTCCTGGCTACTCTGTAAGCAGCACTTTTCAAGATGGTGCCGTGGGTAGTTATGTTCCTGCCATGCCAGAACTGTTGCTGGGATTGGGGGGGGTTGGGGTGGCCGGTATGATCTATCTGCTGGGGATTAAATTTTTCCGGCTGTTACCTAAAAAAGCTGAGGCTCCAGAAAGCTGGTTGCCCTGGAGCCCATAA
- a CDS encoding two-component system response regulator: protein MVTPVVDKHTLEQNGRTPLVMVVDDDTAIQTLLCHFMKKIGWSYVTAMHGQEAIDLIPKCQPDVILMDAKMPVLDGFEACKRIKENPVTAHIQVLIITSLEDDESINHAYEVGASDYVPKPIHWVSLQNRVQFLYKMMVAERQLMLTAKVFENTTEGIVVTDSTACITNVNPSFEAITGYDRGSVLGQNISILQSGRHDRRFYGKMWQTLLTAGKWQGEVWNRRKNGEIYPQWVNISAIRTGDGQTESYVGVFTDLTRIKESEENLLYLSGHDALTELPNRLLFHDRLNQTLVESADSGSIVAVLIVDLDRFKVINDSMGHEVGDSLLCEVATRLRAICPAKATLARLGGDEFGIVLPNMTQNRDAALLAQEVLTRVAQPITISEVEFAVGASIGMTVYPLDGEKPSVLMRNAESAMYHAKQSGRNNFQFYRSELNTASLARILLESGLRNAVDRQEFLLFYQPQMELATGKLIGMEALIRWQHPEQGMVSPGEFIPLAEETGLVIPMGQWALKEACRQSKVWMDQTGVPLRISVNLSGIQFRLPDFTEMVMRTVGESGLPPHCLELELTESIAMGDVEETLEKLTILSRFGVLLAIDDFGTGFSSLSYLKKFPIDTLKIDQSFVRNCTRDPEDAAIIRAFINLAHSLNLEVIAEGVEHLEQLEFLAQESCDEIQGYFYGRPLSGDKFEMFMLDAFAKKAQPQTLL, encoded by the coding sequence ATGGTGACACCTGTGGTGGATAAACATACGCTAGAGCAGAATGGGCGAACACCCCTGGTGATGGTGGTGGACGACGATACGGCGATTCAAACGTTGCTCTGCCACTTTATGAAAAAAATTGGCTGGTCCTATGTGACCGCGATGCATGGCCAAGAGGCGATTGATCTTATCCCCAAGTGTCAGCCTGATGTCATTTTGATGGATGCTAAAATGCCCGTCTTAGATGGTTTTGAGGCTTGCAAACGCATTAAAGAAAACCCAGTTACAGCCCACATCCAGGTACTGATCATCACCAGCCTTGAAGATGATGAATCCATTAACCATGCTTACGAGGTGGGCGCATCGGACTATGTGCCCAAGCCAATACATTGGGTGAGCCTGCAAAACCGTGTGCAGTTTCTCTATAAAATGATGGTGGCTGAGCGCCAGTTAATGTTGACGGCCAAGGTGTTTGAAAATACCACAGAAGGCATTGTGGTCACCGATAGCACAGCGTGCATTACCAATGTAAACCCCTCCTTTGAAGCCATTACGGGATATGATCGCGGCAGTGTGCTGGGACAAAATATAAGCATTTTGCAGTCAGGCCGGCATGACCGGCGCTTTTACGGTAAAATGTGGCAAACCCTGCTTACCGCCGGTAAGTGGCAGGGGGAAGTGTGGAACCGCCGAAAAAATGGGGAAATATATCCGCAGTGGGTCAATATCAGTGCCATTCGTACCGGGGATGGCCAAACCGAAAGCTATGTGGGGGTGTTCACCGATTTAACCCGCATTAAGGAGTCAGAAGAAAATCTGCTCTACCTGTCAGGTCACGACGCACTCACCGAACTGCCCAATCGACTGCTCTTTCATGACCGACTTAACCAAACCCTGGTAGAGTCGGCAGATAGTGGCAGTATTGTCGCTGTGCTCATTGTGGATTTGGACCGTTTTAAGGTTATTAACGACTCTATGGGACATGAGGTTGGGGATAGCTTGCTGTGTGAGGTGGCAACTCGTCTGCGCGCGATATGTCCGGCTAAGGCGACGTTGGCCCGTTTGGGGGGGGATGAATTCGGCATTGTGCTGCCTAACATGACCCAAAACCGGGATGCCGCCCTGTTAGCTCAAGAGGTGCTAACCCGTGTCGCACAGCCCATTACCATAAGCGAAGTGGAGTTTGCGGTTGGTGCCAGTATTGGCATGACGGTCTATCCCTTGGATGGCGAAAAGCCCAGCGTGCTCATGCGTAATGCTGAGTCAGCCATGTACCACGCCAAACAGAGTGGGCGGAATAATTTTCAATTCTACCGTTCTGAACTCAACACGGCTTCTTTGGCGCGTATCCTCTTGGAAAGCGGTCTACGCAATGCGGTGGACCGACAAGAGTTTTTGCTTTTTTATCAGCCTCAAATGGAGCTTGCTACTGGTAAATTGATTGGAATGGAAGCCTTGATCCGCTGGCAGCATCCCGAGCAAGGCATGGTCTCTCCCGGTGAATTTATTCCCCTTGCGGAAGAGACTGGCTTGGTTATCCCCATGGGGCAGTGGGCGCTTAAAGAGGCGTGTCGCCAAAGTAAAGTATGGATGGATCAGACGGGGGTGCCTTTGCGTATTTCGGTTAACCTGTCGGGTATTCAATTTAGATTGCCAGATTTTACCGAAATGGTCATGCGTACCGTGGGGGAATCTGGACTGCCGCCTCACTGCTTGGAGTTGGAACTTACCGAATCCATCGCCATGGGCGATGTCGAAGAGACTCTGGAAAAATTAACCATCCTCTCTCGTTTTGGGGTACTGCTGGCCATTGATGATTTTGGTACAGGTTTTTCCTCGTTGAGTTATTTGAAAAAATTTCCGATTGATACCTTGAAAATTGATCAATCGTTCGTTCGCAATTGCACCAGGGATCCTGAGGATGCAGCCATTATTCGCGCCTTTATTAATTTGGCCCACAGTCTTAACCTAGAGGTCATTGCCGAAGGGGTGGAGCACCTGGAACAGTTGGAATTTCTGGCCCAGGAGTCTTGTGATGAGATCCAGGGCTATTTTTATGGCCGTCCTTTGAGTGGGGATAAATTTGAGATGTTTATGCTGGACGCCTTTGCCAAAAAGGCACAGCCACAAACCCTACTCTGA